The following proteins are encoded in a genomic region of Oryzias latipes chromosome 17, ASM223467v1:
- the LOC101162956 gene encoding E3 ubiquitin-protein ligase RNF31 isoform X2 — MQKVRPKAELRILTECQYSHPVETLLDLQEARSRFPDLSLYADYYCFPNKETKKLVFLAGTLPVLYEGSTYNIPVCVWLHVTHPESCPRCYVCPSASMVINPSCPCINASGNISLDGLTKWTRGVSSLSELLAEMIQVFQRDTPIYARCPVQAPSFADVHLSAVKAPASANVQLSSVRAPSTTAPLPAGVHLSAVQTPSSPVVHLSPVEAPPPARKHQSPGQALPPLSRSSPLNIQLPNPSSHLSGHKASGWDQSSQGGVRSSYVEELQGIDFSAPPLSSNVSTNPFLGSASSGDTLVDPLSSTMAALILEEGSSRNHQDGFTAPKVTFKGAQDSATAGSGADFSKLAARLPADQAAVFLALMTLQGQSFSPADALEAVQLNKDFSSALKFLTHTCPICHEQVSFSKIVTMTHCSCFLCQVCFTAFFSVAIKERSVDQLVCPQCGKPEVRAQGGLEDATEYFNLLDTQIRHYLPRDIHELFQRKLRDRTLREMPDFCWCAHCSFGILHEAERLRMDCPSCKKSTCSRCRSPWAPQHQRLSCEQFKAWQEQNQLDHHGSTPISNSIECPGCRSVFSLARGGCLHFTCTQCQHQFCGGCARTFTAGSACGFSAECGTKGLHAHHPRDCLFHLRDWSVSRLLLLLQHYRISPAWIKPASGSSSDGTQTAVCSVLELRDDGSKREEPCGRPTPQGFQGYCQLHYKERLVELINRFHCDPAVLFSPAEMVAELQRWRIPVPSMRPDEPEPLYAHRLRLMLTNHIPLRY, encoded by the exons ATGCAGAAAGTGCGACCGAAGGCGGAGCTGAGGATTCTGACTGAG tGTCAGTATTCTCATCCCGTAGAAACTCTCTTGGACCTTCAGGAGGCTCGGTCTCGGTTTCCTGATCTTTCTTTGTATGCTGATTATTACT GTTTCCCAAACAAGGAGACTAAAAAGCTAGTCTTCCTGGCGGGCACGCTTCCTGTTTTATATGAAG GAAGTACATACAATATtccagtgtgtgtttggctaCACGTGACCCATCCAGAGTCCTGCCCTCGCTGCTACGTTTGTCCGTCCGCCTCTATGGTAATCAACCCGTCCTGTCCCTGCATCAATGCGTCGGGTAACATCAGTCTGGACGGGCTTACTAAATGGACTCGG GGTGTTTCCAGCCTATCAGAACTGCTGGCTGAGATGATACAGGTCTTTCAAAGAGATACGCCGATTTATGCTAGGTGCCCTGTCCAAGCTCCATCCTTTGCAGATGTGCACCTGTCAGCTGTCAAAGCTCCGGCCTCTGCAAATGTGCAGTTGTCATCTGTCCGAGCTCCATCTACTACAG CTCCCCTCCCTGCTGGCGTGCACCTGTCAGCTGTCCAAACTCCATCCTCTCCAGTCGTGCACCTGTCACCTGTTGAAGCTCCGCCACCTGCAAGGAAGCATCAGTCACCTGGTCAAGCTTTGCCCCCTCTTTCCAG ATCTTCCCCTCTGAATATACAACTGCCCAACCCCTCCTCTCACCTAAGTGGACACAAAG CTAGTGGATGGGACCAGAGCAGCCAGGGGGGGGTGCGTTCGTCCTATGTAGAAGAGCTTCAAGGAATCGACTTCAGCGCCCCTCCTTTGTCCTCCAACGTCAGCACTAATCCGTTCTTAGGTTCCGCCTCATCAG GTGACACTCTTGTAGACCCCCTCAGCAGCACCATGGCAGCTCTGATTTTGGAAGAAGGATCCAGTAGAAACCACCAGGATGGCTTCACTGCTCCAAAGGTCACATTTAAAGGAGCTCAGGACAGTGCCACCGCAGGTTCTGGAGCAGACTTCAGCAAG CTGGCTGCTCGGCTCCCAGCGGACCAGGCAGCAGTCTTCCTCGCTTTGATGACCTTGCAGGGGCAGAGTTTCAGTCCTGCTGATGCTCTAGAAGCCGTCCAGCTCAACAAGGATTTCTCATCAGCACTGAAGTTCTTGACTCACACCTGCCCCATCTGTCATGAACAGGTGTCCTTCAGCAAG ATTGTCACCATGACTCACTGTTCCTGCTTCCTGTGTCAGGTGTGCTTCACAGCTTTCTTCTCTGTAGCTATTAAGGAGCGCAGTGTAGATCAGTTGGTCTGTCCTCAATGTGGTAAGCCTGAGGTTCGAGCTCAAGGAGGGCTGGAGGACGCCACTGAGTACTTCAACCTGCTGGATACACAG ATTCGTCACTACTTGCCTCGTGACATCCATGAACTCTTCCAGAGGAAGCTCAGAGACCGAACTCTTCGGGAAATGCCCGACTTCTGCTGGTGTGCCCAT TGTTCATTTGGGATTCTCCATGAGGCGGAGCGTCTCCGGATGGACTGTCCCAGCTGTAAGAAGAGCACCTGCTCTCGGTGCAGGTCACCT TGGGCCCCCCAGCATCAAAGACTCTCGTGTGAGCAGTTCAAGGCTTGGCAGGAGCAGAACCAGCTAGACCATCACGGCTCCACCCCGATCTCTAACAGCATTG AATGTCCCGGCTGCCGCTCCGTCTTCAGCCTGGCCAGAGGAGGTTGCCTGCATTTCACCTGCACTCAGTGTCAGCACCAGTTCTGTGGCGGCTGTGCCAGGACCTTCACAGCAGGATCT GCCTGTGGTTTCTCTGCCGAGTGTGGAACCAAAGGCCTTCATGCCCATCACCCCAGAGACTGCCTGTTTCACCTCAGAGACTGGAGCGTGAGCCgccttctcctgctgctccag CATTACAGAATATCTCCAGCCTGGATAAAACCAGCCAGTGGCAGCTCATCTGATGGCACACAGACAG CTGTATGTTCTGTGTTGGAGCTCAGAGATGATGGCAGCAAAAGGGAGGAGCCATGTGGACGTCCAACACCGCAGGGGTTTCAAGGATACTGCCA ACTACACTATAAGGAACGTCTGGTGGAGCTGATCAATCGTTTCCACTGTGACCCTGCAGTCCTCTTCAGCCCGGCAGAGATGGTGGCAGAACTCCAGCGATGGCGAATCCCGGTGCCGTCCATGAGGCCCGATGAGCCGGAGCCATTGTATGCACATCGACTGCGCCTT
- the LOC101162956 gene encoding uncharacterized protein LOC101162956 isoform X3 has protein sequence MQKVRPKAELRILTECQYSHPVETLLDLQEARSRFPDLSLYADYYCFPNKETKKLVFLAGTLPVLYEGSTYNIPVCVWLHVTHPESCPRCYVCPSASMVINPSCPCINASGNISLDGLTKWTRGVSSLSELLAEMIQVFQRDTPIYARCPVQAPSFADVHLSAVKAPASANVQLSSVRAPSTTAPLPAGVHLSAVQTPSSPVVHLSPVEAPPPARKHQSPGQALPPLSSIQNISSRSSPLNIQLPNPSSHLSGHKASGWDQSSQGGVRSSYVEELQGIDFSAPPLSSNVSTNPFLGSASSGDTLVDPLSSTMAALILEEGSSRNHQDGFTAPKVTFKGAQDSATAGSGADFSKLAARLPADQAAVFLALMTLQGQSFSPADALEAVQLNKDFSSALKFLTHTCPICHEQVSFSKIVTMTHCSCFLCQVCFTAFFSVAIKERSVDQLVCPQCGKPEVRAQGGLEDATEYFNLLDTQIRHYLPRDIHELFQRKLRDRTLREMPDFCWCAHCSFGILHEAERLRMDCPSCKKSTCSRCRSPWAPQHQRLSCEQFKAWQEQNQLDHHGSTPISNSIECPGCRSVFSLARGGCLHFTCTQCQHQFCGGCARTFTAGSACGFSAECGTKGLHAHHPRDCLFHLRDWSVSRLLLLLQHYRISPAWIKPASGSSSDGTQTAVCSVLELRDDGSKREEPCGRPTPQGFQGYCQ, from the exons ATGCAGAAAGTGCGACCGAAGGCGGAGCTGAGGATTCTGACTGAG tGTCAGTATTCTCATCCCGTAGAAACTCTCTTGGACCTTCAGGAGGCTCGGTCTCGGTTTCCTGATCTTTCTTTGTATGCTGATTATTACT GTTTCCCAAACAAGGAGACTAAAAAGCTAGTCTTCCTGGCGGGCACGCTTCCTGTTTTATATGAAG GAAGTACATACAATATtccagtgtgtgtttggctaCACGTGACCCATCCAGAGTCCTGCCCTCGCTGCTACGTTTGTCCGTCCGCCTCTATGGTAATCAACCCGTCCTGTCCCTGCATCAATGCGTCGGGTAACATCAGTCTGGACGGGCTTACTAAATGGACTCGG GGTGTTTCCAGCCTATCAGAACTGCTGGCTGAGATGATACAGGTCTTTCAAAGAGATACGCCGATTTATGCTAGGTGCCCTGTCCAAGCTCCATCCTTTGCAGATGTGCACCTGTCAGCTGTCAAAGCTCCGGCCTCTGCAAATGTGCAGTTGTCATCTGTCCGAGCTCCATCTACTACAG CTCCCCTCCCTGCTGGCGTGCACCTGTCAGCTGTCCAAACTCCATCCTCTCCAGTCGTGCACCTGTCACCTGTTGAAGCTCCGCCACCTGCAAGGAAGCATCAGTCACCTGGTCAAGCTTTGCCCCCTCTTTCCAG CATCCAAAATATTTCTTCCAGATCTTCCCCTCTGAATATACAACTGCCCAACCCCTCCTCTCACCTAAGTGGACACAAAG CTAGTGGATGGGACCAGAGCAGCCAGGGGGGGGTGCGTTCGTCCTATGTAGAAGAGCTTCAAGGAATCGACTTCAGCGCCCCTCCTTTGTCCTCCAACGTCAGCACTAATCCGTTCTTAGGTTCCGCCTCATCAG GTGACACTCTTGTAGACCCCCTCAGCAGCACCATGGCAGCTCTGATTTTGGAAGAAGGATCCAGTAGAAACCACCAGGATGGCTTCACTGCTCCAAAGGTCACATTTAAAGGAGCTCAGGACAGTGCCACCGCAGGTTCTGGAGCAGACTTCAGCAAG CTGGCTGCTCGGCTCCCAGCGGACCAGGCAGCAGTCTTCCTCGCTTTGATGACCTTGCAGGGGCAGAGTTTCAGTCCTGCTGATGCTCTAGAAGCCGTCCAGCTCAACAAGGATTTCTCATCAGCACTGAAGTTCTTGACTCACACCTGCCCCATCTGTCATGAACAGGTGTCCTTCAGCAAG ATTGTCACCATGACTCACTGTTCCTGCTTCCTGTGTCAGGTGTGCTTCACAGCTTTCTTCTCTGTAGCTATTAAGGAGCGCAGTGTAGATCAGTTGGTCTGTCCTCAATGTGGTAAGCCTGAGGTTCGAGCTCAAGGAGGGCTGGAGGACGCCACTGAGTACTTCAACCTGCTGGATACACAG ATTCGTCACTACTTGCCTCGTGACATCCATGAACTCTTCCAGAGGAAGCTCAGAGACCGAACTCTTCGGGAAATGCCCGACTTCTGCTGGTGTGCCCAT TGTTCATTTGGGATTCTCCATGAGGCGGAGCGTCTCCGGATGGACTGTCCCAGCTGTAAGAAGAGCACCTGCTCTCGGTGCAGGTCACCT TGGGCCCCCCAGCATCAAAGACTCTCGTGTGAGCAGTTCAAGGCTTGGCAGGAGCAGAACCAGCTAGACCATCACGGCTCCACCCCGATCTCTAACAGCATTG AATGTCCCGGCTGCCGCTCCGTCTTCAGCCTGGCCAGAGGAGGTTGCCTGCATTTCACCTGCACTCAGTGTCAGCACCAGTTCTGTGGCGGCTGTGCCAGGACCTTCACAGCAGGATCT GCCTGTGGTTTCTCTGCCGAGTGTGGAACCAAAGGCCTTCATGCCCATCACCCCAGAGACTGCCTGTTTCACCTCAGAGACTGGAGCGTGAGCCgccttctcctgctgctccag CATTACAGAATATCTCCAGCCTGGATAAAACCAGCCAGTGGCAGCTCATCTGATGGCACACAGACAG CTGTATGTTCTGTGTTGGAGCTCAGAGATGATGGCAGCAAAAGGGAGGAGCCATGTGGACGTCCAACACCGCAGGGGTTTCAAGGATACTGCCAGTAA
- the LOC101162956 gene encoding E3 ubiquitin-protein ligase RNF31 isoform X1, with amino-acid sequence MQKVRPKAELRILTECQYSHPVETLLDLQEARSRFPDLSLYADYYCFPNKETKKLVFLAGTLPVLYEGSTYNIPVCVWLHVTHPESCPRCYVCPSASMVINPSCPCINASGNISLDGLTKWTRGVSSLSELLAEMIQVFQRDTPIYARCPVQAPSFADVHLSAVKAPASANVQLSSVRAPSTTAPLPAGVHLSAVQTPSSPVVHLSPVEAPPPARKHQSPGQALPPLSSIQNISSRSSPLNIQLPNPSSHLSGHKASGWDQSSQGGVRSSYVEELQGIDFSAPPLSSNVSTNPFLGSASSGDTLVDPLSSTMAALILEEGSSRNHQDGFTAPKVTFKGAQDSATAGSGADFSKLAARLPADQAAVFLALMTLQGQSFSPADALEAVQLNKDFSSALKFLTHTCPICHEQVSFSKIVTMTHCSCFLCQVCFTAFFSVAIKERSVDQLVCPQCGKPEVRAQGGLEDATEYFNLLDTQIRHYLPRDIHELFQRKLRDRTLREMPDFCWCAHCSFGILHEAERLRMDCPSCKKSTCSRCRSPWAPQHQRLSCEQFKAWQEQNQLDHHGSTPISNSIECPGCRSVFSLARGGCLHFTCTQCQHQFCGGCARTFTAGSACGFSAECGTKGLHAHHPRDCLFHLRDWSVSRLLLLLQHYRISPAWIKPASGSSSDGTQTAVCSVLELRDDGSKREEPCGRPTPQGFQGYCQLHYKERLVELINRFHCDPAVLFSPAEMVAELQRWRIPVPSMRPDEPEPLYAHRLRLMLTNHIPLRY; translated from the exons ATGCAGAAAGTGCGACCGAAGGCGGAGCTGAGGATTCTGACTGAG tGTCAGTATTCTCATCCCGTAGAAACTCTCTTGGACCTTCAGGAGGCTCGGTCTCGGTTTCCTGATCTTTCTTTGTATGCTGATTATTACT GTTTCCCAAACAAGGAGACTAAAAAGCTAGTCTTCCTGGCGGGCACGCTTCCTGTTTTATATGAAG GAAGTACATACAATATtccagtgtgtgtttggctaCACGTGACCCATCCAGAGTCCTGCCCTCGCTGCTACGTTTGTCCGTCCGCCTCTATGGTAATCAACCCGTCCTGTCCCTGCATCAATGCGTCGGGTAACATCAGTCTGGACGGGCTTACTAAATGGACTCGG GGTGTTTCCAGCCTATCAGAACTGCTGGCTGAGATGATACAGGTCTTTCAAAGAGATACGCCGATTTATGCTAGGTGCCCTGTCCAAGCTCCATCCTTTGCAGATGTGCACCTGTCAGCTGTCAAAGCTCCGGCCTCTGCAAATGTGCAGTTGTCATCTGTCCGAGCTCCATCTACTACAG CTCCCCTCCCTGCTGGCGTGCACCTGTCAGCTGTCCAAACTCCATCCTCTCCAGTCGTGCACCTGTCACCTGTTGAAGCTCCGCCACCTGCAAGGAAGCATCAGTCACCTGGTCAAGCTTTGCCCCCTCTTTCCAG CATCCAAAATATTTCTTCCAGATCTTCCCCTCTGAATATACAACTGCCCAACCCCTCCTCTCACCTAAGTGGACACAAAG CTAGTGGATGGGACCAGAGCAGCCAGGGGGGGGTGCGTTCGTCCTATGTAGAAGAGCTTCAAGGAATCGACTTCAGCGCCCCTCCTTTGTCCTCCAACGTCAGCACTAATCCGTTCTTAGGTTCCGCCTCATCAG GTGACACTCTTGTAGACCCCCTCAGCAGCACCATGGCAGCTCTGATTTTGGAAGAAGGATCCAGTAGAAACCACCAGGATGGCTTCACTGCTCCAAAGGTCACATTTAAAGGAGCTCAGGACAGTGCCACCGCAGGTTCTGGAGCAGACTTCAGCAAG CTGGCTGCTCGGCTCCCAGCGGACCAGGCAGCAGTCTTCCTCGCTTTGATGACCTTGCAGGGGCAGAGTTTCAGTCCTGCTGATGCTCTAGAAGCCGTCCAGCTCAACAAGGATTTCTCATCAGCACTGAAGTTCTTGACTCACACCTGCCCCATCTGTCATGAACAGGTGTCCTTCAGCAAG ATTGTCACCATGACTCACTGTTCCTGCTTCCTGTGTCAGGTGTGCTTCACAGCTTTCTTCTCTGTAGCTATTAAGGAGCGCAGTGTAGATCAGTTGGTCTGTCCTCAATGTGGTAAGCCTGAGGTTCGAGCTCAAGGAGGGCTGGAGGACGCCACTGAGTACTTCAACCTGCTGGATACACAG ATTCGTCACTACTTGCCTCGTGACATCCATGAACTCTTCCAGAGGAAGCTCAGAGACCGAACTCTTCGGGAAATGCCCGACTTCTGCTGGTGTGCCCAT TGTTCATTTGGGATTCTCCATGAGGCGGAGCGTCTCCGGATGGACTGTCCCAGCTGTAAGAAGAGCACCTGCTCTCGGTGCAGGTCACCT TGGGCCCCCCAGCATCAAAGACTCTCGTGTGAGCAGTTCAAGGCTTGGCAGGAGCAGAACCAGCTAGACCATCACGGCTCCACCCCGATCTCTAACAGCATTG AATGTCCCGGCTGCCGCTCCGTCTTCAGCCTGGCCAGAGGAGGTTGCCTGCATTTCACCTGCACTCAGTGTCAGCACCAGTTCTGTGGCGGCTGTGCCAGGACCTTCACAGCAGGATCT GCCTGTGGTTTCTCTGCCGAGTGTGGAACCAAAGGCCTTCATGCCCATCACCCCAGAGACTGCCTGTTTCACCTCAGAGACTGGAGCGTGAGCCgccttctcctgctgctccag CATTACAGAATATCTCCAGCCTGGATAAAACCAGCCAGTGGCAGCTCATCTGATGGCACACAGACAG CTGTATGTTCTGTGTTGGAGCTCAGAGATGATGGCAGCAAAAGGGAGGAGCCATGTGGACGTCCAACACCGCAGGGGTTTCAAGGATACTGCCA ACTACACTATAAGGAACGTCTGGTGGAGCTGATCAATCGTTTCCACTGTGACCCTGCAGTCCTCTTCAGCCCGGCAGAGATGGTGGCAGAACTCCAGCGATGGCGAATCCCGGTGCCGTCCATGAGGCCCGATGAGCCGGAGCCATTGTATGCACATCGACTGCGCCTT
- the LOC101162956 gene encoding E3 ubiquitin-protein ligase RNF31 isoform X4, translating to MVINPSCPCINASGNISLDGLTKWTRGVSSLSELLAEMIQVFQRDTPIYARCPVQAPSFADVHLSAVKAPASANVQLSSVRAPSTTAPLPAGVHLSAVQTPSSPVVHLSPVEAPPPARKHQSPGQALPPLSSIQNISSRSSPLNIQLPNPSSHLSGHKASGWDQSSQGGVRSSYVEELQGIDFSAPPLSSNVSTNPFLGSASSGDTLVDPLSSTMAALILEEGSSRNHQDGFTAPKVTFKGAQDSATAGSGADFSKLAARLPADQAAVFLALMTLQGQSFSPADALEAVQLNKDFSSALKFLTHTCPICHEQVSFSKIVTMTHCSCFLCQVCFTAFFSVAIKERSVDQLVCPQCGKPEVRAQGGLEDATEYFNLLDTQIRHYLPRDIHELFQRKLRDRTLREMPDFCWCAHCSFGILHEAERLRMDCPSCKKSTCSRCRSPWAPQHQRLSCEQFKAWQEQNQLDHHGSTPISNSIECPGCRSVFSLARGGCLHFTCTQCQHQFCGGCARTFTAGSACGFSAECGTKGLHAHHPRDCLFHLRDWSVSRLLLLLQHYRISPAWIKPASGSSSDGTQTAVCSVLELRDDGSKREEPCGRPTPQGFQGYCQLHYKERLVELINRFHCDPAVLFSPAEMVAELQRWRIPVPSMRPDEPEPLYAHRLRLMLTNHIPLRY from the exons ATGGTAATCAACCCGTCCTGTCCCTGCATCAATGCGTCGGGTAACATCAGTCTGGACGGGCTTACTAAATGGACTCGG GGTGTTTCCAGCCTATCAGAACTGCTGGCTGAGATGATACAGGTCTTTCAAAGAGATACGCCGATTTATGCTAGGTGCCCTGTCCAAGCTCCATCCTTTGCAGATGTGCACCTGTCAGCTGTCAAAGCTCCGGCCTCTGCAAATGTGCAGTTGTCATCTGTCCGAGCTCCATCTACTACAG CTCCCCTCCCTGCTGGCGTGCACCTGTCAGCTGTCCAAACTCCATCCTCTCCAGTCGTGCACCTGTCACCTGTTGAAGCTCCGCCACCTGCAAGGAAGCATCAGTCACCTGGTCAAGCTTTGCCCCCTCTTTCCAG CATCCAAAATATTTCTTCCAGATCTTCCCCTCTGAATATACAACTGCCCAACCCCTCCTCTCACCTAAGTGGACACAAAG CTAGTGGATGGGACCAGAGCAGCCAGGGGGGGGTGCGTTCGTCCTATGTAGAAGAGCTTCAAGGAATCGACTTCAGCGCCCCTCCTTTGTCCTCCAACGTCAGCACTAATCCGTTCTTAGGTTCCGCCTCATCAG GTGACACTCTTGTAGACCCCCTCAGCAGCACCATGGCAGCTCTGATTTTGGAAGAAGGATCCAGTAGAAACCACCAGGATGGCTTCACTGCTCCAAAGGTCACATTTAAAGGAGCTCAGGACAGTGCCACCGCAGGTTCTGGAGCAGACTTCAGCAAG CTGGCTGCTCGGCTCCCAGCGGACCAGGCAGCAGTCTTCCTCGCTTTGATGACCTTGCAGGGGCAGAGTTTCAGTCCTGCTGATGCTCTAGAAGCCGTCCAGCTCAACAAGGATTTCTCATCAGCACTGAAGTTCTTGACTCACACCTGCCCCATCTGTCATGAACAGGTGTCCTTCAGCAAG ATTGTCACCATGACTCACTGTTCCTGCTTCCTGTGTCAGGTGTGCTTCACAGCTTTCTTCTCTGTAGCTATTAAGGAGCGCAGTGTAGATCAGTTGGTCTGTCCTCAATGTGGTAAGCCTGAGGTTCGAGCTCAAGGAGGGCTGGAGGACGCCACTGAGTACTTCAACCTGCTGGATACACAG ATTCGTCACTACTTGCCTCGTGACATCCATGAACTCTTCCAGAGGAAGCTCAGAGACCGAACTCTTCGGGAAATGCCCGACTTCTGCTGGTGTGCCCAT TGTTCATTTGGGATTCTCCATGAGGCGGAGCGTCTCCGGATGGACTGTCCCAGCTGTAAGAAGAGCACCTGCTCTCGGTGCAGGTCACCT TGGGCCCCCCAGCATCAAAGACTCTCGTGTGAGCAGTTCAAGGCTTGGCAGGAGCAGAACCAGCTAGACCATCACGGCTCCACCCCGATCTCTAACAGCATTG AATGTCCCGGCTGCCGCTCCGTCTTCAGCCTGGCCAGAGGAGGTTGCCTGCATTTCACCTGCACTCAGTGTCAGCACCAGTTCTGTGGCGGCTGTGCCAGGACCTTCACAGCAGGATCT GCCTGTGGTTTCTCTGCCGAGTGTGGAACCAAAGGCCTTCATGCCCATCACCCCAGAGACTGCCTGTTTCACCTCAGAGACTGGAGCGTGAGCCgccttctcctgctgctccag CATTACAGAATATCTCCAGCCTGGATAAAACCAGCCAGTGGCAGCTCATCTGATGGCACACAGACAG CTGTATGTTCTGTGTTGGAGCTCAGAGATGATGGCAGCAAAAGGGAGGAGCCATGTGGACGTCCAACACCGCAGGGGTTTCAAGGATACTGCCA ACTACACTATAAGGAACGTCTGGTGGAGCTGATCAATCGTTTCCACTGTGACCCTGCAGTCCTCTTCAGCCCGGCAGAGATGGTGGCAGAACTCCAGCGATGGCGAATCCCGGTGCCGTCCATGAGGCCCGATGAGCCGGAGCCATTGTATGCACATCGACTGCGCCTT